In the genome of Oryzias melastigma strain HK-1 linkage group LG4, ASM292280v2, whole genome shotgun sequence, the window ttaaaacatttttttttgtttggcttttaaTTGAGTTGTTTGATTTAGTTGGttttattatattgttaatAGTCATTTGTCttatcttttatttgtttttgctaattttatgcGTTGTTTGGCACTTTGGTgagctttattttgtttaaagtgctttataaataaagttgagatGATAATTACcattaaaatgttcattgtGTAATTCTACttttgaccaaaataaaataaatttaaaccaaaaatgtcagTCTTTTCCCAAAAATACATTGTCTCACATAGaaaattgttaaatattttctaaatttttgctaaaccaaaaaataagcacataaataacacaaatatacgagcataattttaattataaagtggatttatagatatattttttcatatgcacattaaaacactaatttcagaataaatcacaTCTTGACAGCTTTAGGGTGACTCTCCTTTGACGTCAAACACCAAACCATTTCTGTAAATCAGCATGGCGAGTTCTACGTCCATCTGCTCAATCTCTATGTTTGATTTTCTCAGTGCATGACTTGTTGAGTTGGAGCTCTCACACTCGTCACTGGACCCTTCTGAGTGGCTCCCCTCACTCTCCACCTCAGTCCCACCGTTCCACTCCTCTCTGAAGACGGTGGCCTTTTCTGAAATGGAGGTCCCCTCCTGGAGGAGCTGGTGCAGAGTGACCTCATGcacttcttcttttctctccCACTTCTGCTGTTCAGAGTCACAATGGAAGACAATGTCTTAAAAGCAAGCCAAAAAAAACTCCTTCAAAACACCTttcacaagttaaaataaaaaaaaaaaattgggagaAATGTTTCTTTGCTTTACTCTGTtcaaaattaagaataaatattttaaagaaaatatactttaatatATTGTGAagcaatttaataaaaattaagaaagtCCAGTCAGCCTCATTTCGTGTTTGCACTCATTTGACTTCTGTTAATTACCACACCTGTGTCCAAGTCTTAATCATGCACACCTGATTTTAAATGCTCATTTCCTAACCCTTTTTTAAACTCTTCTTCTTTCAGATGGTTGAGAACTACTTTATACTACCAAAAGTGTttgctcacccatccaaatgatcagaatctggTGTCCTAATCATTTGGCTACAGgtgtaaaaaaatcaagttgtCAGACATCTCATAagtattccacagtcaactgtcagctctaccataacaacatggaagagtttgggaacatcAGCAACGCCGCCATGAAGTGGCATAAACTGATGGAGAGGAGTCAGCAGATGCTGAAGAGCAAAGAGGTCACCGACTTGGGCAATGTTTTTGGTAATATGtcactacactgtaaaaagaggTAGcttaaaaattggaaaataacaCTAAACTCAGGAAGAAAATCAGTAGAAAGTAGtaattttctctgtttgttcaGTAATTTTTCCTTTAGAAAGAAATCTCATACTAAGATATCAAAGTCTTGAAACCAGaagaaaataactaaaaagCCAACTGTTCTAGGGAATTACTTAAAATCAGATATACTGCAATATTTTTTGATAGTTCTACTCAAATAGTTagtattttttagtatttctgtATCCAATTGTAGTCTATTTTGATTGCTATGACAAAAACTGATTCAATCAGtgaaaatgactaatttaaccACAAAATGAGATTTGAACAAGTACAAGTACAGTACAAGTTTGCCCATCTGAATAAATTCTTAGAAAATCTCAAACTAGCACCTAATCTtagaacataaatataaattttgcTTCCTAAATAATgccaataaatgccaaaataatatctttaaaattgaaccaaaaagtACAGTGCAATTTGAGGGGTTTTCTttagtcttaaatcaagtttctcTTTTGTTAAAAGCAGGGAGCAACAATGATTTTGACTCATCCAATGaagatttccctttttttcttgatcCTAGCTCTCAATGAGACACAAAGTAAATTCTTGACTGTCCTGGTTTTGAGAAATGCTTGAAAAGGTGTGGAGCAaagaaaagttataaaaacttaaaacccGGGAGAACATATTTAATTGCTAAAAACAAGCTTTCACATTTTGACAATTTCTGTACGTTAGAAAGTTAATTCAGTGTAAGAGCTTTTTGGTGGGGAGCTGACACCCTTAATGTGCAGCTGTTGCATCACATTCATGCAACAATTGTCCTTACATTTGCAAAAGTTTTGCTCTAGATGCATGTGAAAAATTTAGGTTAAAGCTATGCAAGTCAGCAATGGCAAATTAGTGTCATTTATAAGCAAAAATTCTAACTAAACAGTCTTTTTCTCTCCAAGTTTCAGGTCTTTAGCCAATTTCAAGCTAATACAGTTCAGTAAGATGGAGGGCATCATCctatctttttattgtttaatttgtttctgtGTAATGGTTTTACACTTTTGTGCCTGCAGgagttgtttattttatttttatatcttataaaatgacagttttgcagttttttgttttggttggtTCCACCTGTTTAACCTACATTTATGTCCAGTAGAAACAAAACTTGACATGACATGCAAAGACAGACTGAGAATaagtgtaactttttttctttcatttaaatttagtaATTAAactgacaacaacaacaaacaaatgtgtataataGGTTTATGTCAAATACGCCAACTTACCTCACTGTCTGGCTGCCGGGCAGTAAAATCTGGAATCACAGGAGTCGGCACAGGAGGGAAGATCGTGTTTCTGATTCTGAATATTAACACAGCAGACAGTGATCATGCAGCATTTTACTATACTGGCTCCAAAAACCTTCAGCTTTCAGTTGTCTTTACCAAATTCAGCGAtgcatcttaaaaaacaactaatttgTTACAAATTTGTTGAGCGAAATGTAATGTCGGGCATCACCCACCTCTTTAAAACAATGGTGCACATAgttgagaaaaagaagaacccAATCAGCAGTCCCAAACTCAACCACACTagtgcaaaagagaaaaaagggaattttaaaatgcaaaaaaaaaggaattagagaaaaaaaatgaaacaaaaattccattaatatttatgttattgtcaGAATTGATTTTAGAGGTCTGGTACCGTTCACAGGAACCTCTGACAATGTGGTAAAAAAGGTTCTGGCTTGATGTCCTTTTCCCATTCGTGTCACTCCAGCCAGGCTGACGTTGTATTTTGTTCCTGGTGTTAAGTTTCCCAAGCGGTGAGACGTTTTTGATGTTGATATGTTGAAGCAGTCTGACAAAATGAAATGAGGACTAACTTGCAATGGATTgatagtaaatgttttaaagtcccactccaatcatcttgtggtttattttaaaagtgttctcagtggtcttttaaattatgtcatttttagccaaaaggaaaaacttgttccattttctagaacatagtttatGCATATTTCATTGTGGGCAGGGCTGCCTCGCTTCCCGACATCCTTCCGTTTACATgctctcgctagcttacagcccttcacaacccaaatatcagctcagacgaggaaaacgaatcTTTTGATTCACCCAGTTTGAAAgcagaaatacttagaaatgcaattttttttcttaattttctttacacatgttctccatcataaaaaaatgccacaagaacacgctaaaaacaattggagtgggtctttaagatgatgtttttaaaactgtaatgtaAGATGGGTCAAAATATCAGATCCATACCGTCCTTTTGTGAATTGATTTTCACAATGCACAATGAATAGTGAGTGAGGAACCCACGCTGGTGCTCATACGGAACTGGTTTCCAGAATATTTGAGCTGAATTTTGTGTTTCATGAGAGACGATAAAATCCTGAGGTTCTTTGTTTGGcactaaaaaatggaaaagagagAAGCTTTTACACTAGATACGCACACATTCCTGCATCTACCCTTACTTTTATCCATGTGGAGAAGTTGCGGCTGTATTTTTCTCAAAGAAGCTCTAATTTTTAAGAACAACCTCAATAATTGTCAAAGTCTTCCATCAAaccaaatctgagttttttGTCTTCACCACTTTCTTAGCTAAAACTGAAGGTCCACtttcaaaaattaaagatgctttaaaacatttatgtcaaaataaagatagAGATCATTGAAAGTTTGGACATCTCATTCTAAAGCCAGTGCATTTGAAGCCCTTACCTCCCTCCTTCTTATAAAAGAAGCACATTTGATCTGTCTGTGGTTTCCCATTGACACATCTGTGCTCAAAGTAAAGGTACCGGATGTAGTCACTCATATCTGTAACAGAAGCACAAAGGGTTAGCACCTCAGTGCCatttgtttgaccttttttaatatattcatgGCAATAATATTGGGCAGAACAAAAAGATTATGAAGGATAATATAAGGGATAATATAATGCTTATTTTAGCCACTTTCTGCTctcaaaaaaattcaaatttgattttaaaaaaagttcaacattgagttctttgtgtaaaaaaaacgaaaaggaaTAAGATCAATTCTTGAAAGTAGGAAATTACTTACTTCTTTTTAGTTGTTCCCTCTTTTCCTTACGCATCCTTGCTGTTAAAATCACCACATTTTTTGGCTCCAAATGGTCATCTTGAAGCTCGTACAGCTCGACACAAGttgacttcttttttaattttccgtcaagtaatgttttattacaaactacaagaggaaaataaaaaaaaataaaaaaaaaagcagaaaagttaAACAAGGACTAAAAAGACTGATACGTGTTCTTGATCTTGCACACAATTTGACCTACTTGTTAAATTTGCTGCACTTGCAACTGGTAGTCTGATGACGGCCTGTGGAGACAGGCCTGCTGGGTTTTTGGCGACGACGGTGATGTTGACAGAAGAGTATGATACGTAAACAATATGGTTTTTGTCTTGCTCACTCGGTTGCTTTTTCTTCCGCTTACACGGGCAATCACGAGACGACTGTGTGTCTTTCACGATGTACTTCACACCCCTGACTGCTGCTGCACTGGGCATCGGCTGGGGAGCAGAAGGGAGATCAGTTCTGACAAACAATCTGAAGCAgcaacatgaaataaatattgattctAAAATGAAAGATACTGAAGGAAGTCAGCAAAAACATTCTGATAAATGCCATAATTTATATTACTTCTTACATACTTTAgtacattttgaatgtttttagaaTTACAGTGAATGAAGTTTTAACAAAAGATCAACCAATATGTGCATTAAAGTAACGTAATATTACTTCTAAATTGGTAGTAATACGCATCCTAATATAATCCATTATTATGCTTTAATTATTATGCTGAGGTGGTTAAaataataagcatttttttaataactcactagaatttacatttaaatgttaaaagttttaagaGGTAAATGTGGAAGTAAAGTGTTGGAGAAGTCAGATTACCATAAATCGACTAAATtagttttaagagtttaaaaaaagcaggtgGACGTGATCAAACGGTCTGCTTTTTGCTTTGCGTAGGGGAAATGGTGCCAGCTGGAGCCTGCATTGACAGCACAGATGTGGTTTTTAGGgtctgtttgtttgtctctTCTCGTGTACTGTCAGCTCCCCAACACCTTCTTTATCACTTTCAACACTTTCAACCATCCGGAAgaatttgatgtttgttttaacaatgGCAAGTATTTGTTTTGAGTAAAAAGTGTTAATGGTGCGCCACCGTTAATTGCTGTGGACTCGCCCAATTTTGTTGGCTTCTAAACAGGGTCTGAATAGTCTTTAGATAGGAAACTTTGTGAAAACCTGGTGTAGTATGTCACTGCAACTGCAGAAGAACATATTTCTGCTGTAAAACATCTGAAGCCAAATCACATGGTGTGCCATCATTGCTACGAACTATAACTATAACTATTGCTATCTTTGTGCagagttcattttattttttttaagtatatgtATAGACTCGCTGGCCATttttaggcacacctgtccagctGCTAATCAATGCAAATTGCTAATCAACCAACCACATGACAGCAACTTAATGCAGataggcatgtagacatggtcaaggcGATCTGCTACAGTTCAAATGGAGCATCAGAATGGGAAGGAAATGTGATTTAAGGGATTTTGATGGTTGTTTGTGTCAGACTGGCCAGTCTtggtatttcagaaactgctgattaCTAAAGCTGTGTTCCCTCCAAAGTGCTATTTGTGCATCAAATTCACGTCAGTCTCCTCCTTTTAGCTGGGTGACAAATTTTCTGCTCAccgcctgtccaaaaatgtttacataagCTTGACTCCCCAgccacgtgtgggaggagctatcaCACCTAccatgtttttagcctgatcgctacatggagcaaTGTCTGTCAGCTTATATCTCATGCATGGAAGACAAGGAGGATGTTTAGAGATAAggttagtttattttgaagagcattaaaaacattggaaatcacattttcttctttggGTTCATGatatcattcagagactctcctgGTACGGTGAGATTTGTTCGTTTCTTTTAACAACAAAGTCTaactaatcaaaaaaacaaacgaagCCCACAAATTGAGactccaaccccaaactaaaataacaaaacccagcagaataagactgctgaggaccaACTGCTCCTCAGCCTACTGCTTTGCTCTCTCTTCCTGCCTGGTTGAGGCCTCCTCTGACTTAAATACCTGGCAGGTGCAGGTTCAGGAGAACTATCCAACTGATCCACTATATTGGAGGTGTATTCTACCCACGGATTGAGTCACTggaaacgtcacatgcccaacgTTGAGGCCTTGATTGGTTGATGCGCCGCGGCAACCTCTCCAAAGTGCAAAGATTTTAACTCTGACCGTATCACACGGCTGCCAGATCGCCATGCCCGTCTCTCAAATCGCACCGCAGGACCTCGGATCGCATCTGTACTAATGACTTAAGATTGAAACTGGCCCTGCGAATCACGTTTGTCAAAGGAGAGTGACCTGACTCTAAAAAAAGGCAACAGTAAGTCAAATAACCACTGATTACAACCGAGGTTTGCAGAAGAACATCTAACCATTATTTTTTGAGCatgaattttttaatttattgcattTGCTATAgcaatattttacaaagaattattgaaaattattaatttgaacatttgttggaaGTCAGAAAATTGAAAGCAacttgcagagcagcagctaaGAGTTTTTTATGGTTGTCagtggagaaaaaataaataaatataacactTTGTactgataaattaaaatgaaccagatataaaatgtatgtatatatatatactgcttGACCTTTTGCTTGTTATGCTAATGCAGTGTTTATAATTAGTTTTATATATTAGACCATATAgacatttctaatttttaaataagCTAACATGCAGAATATCTAACTTTTGCTACTGCTTTTTATCAATCACTAACACATCACAGCCAAAACTTTGTATTCCTTCTCTGTGCTCTTCTGACATCACCATGAGTTTGAATACAGTCATCATCATGAACATTTTAGATGCATCCATTGACAGAACGTCAGcatgaacacaaacaggaagtgatgcttAACACAGTGGACGAGAGACAAAGCTCTGCTGCACAAGGCATTTGCAGCAGGgagaggaaagaaaacaaacttcaaacaAACCTGTTGTTAAGCAGATAGAAGAACCAAGAGGAAAATCAAGAAACAAAGACCACAAGAGAATGACCAGTTGATGGTTTCTTAGAATTGTGGTTACCTTCCAAGTTAGCTTCACCTTTCGATGGCCATTTTCAAGTGTCACTGTGTTGGTTATGTCAGGTTCATGTTCAAGTTCTGCAGTGAAAACAAATCATTTGAGCGCATATTTAtctcacattaaaaaaaattaaaccctTTGTGACGGTTTTTATTtccagttatatatatataaaaaaatactcttgcGCTTTTCCATTCAAGGTGATGCTATACTAAAGATCCActctaataaaaattgtgtttttttttagtttttaatgtgttcttgtggtatttatCTCATGATAgatgataataataaagaaaattaagcttaaattggcttttctgagtatttcttcattcaaaatggctgaaaacaggctttttaataaaacttgttGCAgttcctctc includes:
- the il12rb1 gene encoding interleukin-12 receptor subunit beta-1 yields the protein MNIFLNFLRLMEALVLWSSLQGFTFFLFLISKGSGCELRSSPECYRQDSKETVYFCEWSFKTNASDARFDFYYKPANELMQSGPNLSSTGSEKKFGETKENPYDFVAEQLIVGSKIDIWIEAHTSSSNCVSPKWSGVLMDRVKYMAPQNISVSWLTNSLILRWPAPEEHPALAEVRILPNGGPTESSETRLINTTFEAGERALETHPTEILKYKLLVANLQKNTAYRVSIRHRSTKAKDPLWSNWSTPTVVPAELEHEPDITNTVTLENGHRKVKLTWKPMPSAAAVRGVKYIVKDTQSSRDCPCKRKKKQPSEQDKNHIVYVSYSSVNITVVAKNPAGLSPQAVIRLPVASAANLTICNKTLLDGKLKKKSTCVELYELQDDHLEPKNVVILTARMRKEKREQLKRNMSDYIRYLYFEHRCVNGKPQTDQMCFFYKKEGVPNKEPQDFIVSHETQNSAQIFWKPVPYEHQRGFLTHYSLCIVKINSQKDDCFNISTSKTSHRLGNLTPGTKYNVSLAGVTRMGKGHQARTFFTTLSEVPVNVWLSLGLLIGFFFFSTMCTIVLKRIRNTIFPPVPTPVIPDFTARQPDSEKWERKEEVHEVTLHQLLQEGTSISEKATVFREEWNGGTEVESEGSHSEGSSDECESSNSTSHALRKSNIEIEQMDVELAMLIYRNGLVFDVKGESP